Proteins encoded together in one Luteimonas fraxinea window:
- a CDS encoding M23 family metallopeptidase: MTTSVPPPQADAHHQQVLHDNLQAAARNRQQEQASRLRLYPGRWTRRDWGHASLFATLGVLVVALVPGVSQAMRGDAQPQHDLVTMSLALPPLTARQRTAQQTHDNWQLVTVERGQTLGSIFSDLDLPASTMHRILELPDAKAKLTRMRPGTELGFDLTLDGTLNKLRYDRSDTERVELSLAGDTVREEVVERPVEIRNVVISGEVGRSLFHSARKLGLSGANINTLTDEVFKYDIDFNTDVTQTDRFSVVVEQIWREGELIRSGPVQAAVFTAKGKPFSAFRYEQDGKAEYYNAEGRPLKKSFIRMPIQYARLSSRFGSRRHPVLGTMRMHKGVDYAAPTGTPIMAAGDARVQFRGVQGGYGNTVVLDHGRGHTTLYAHMSRFGNIRQGQRVAQGTVIGYVGTTGLSTGPHLHYEFRVNGAHRNPLQHTMPEPDPLSGAALAQFRQQTGPALARIREVENVIYAQVPAKPDPDRQVANAARPGNGRG, encoded by the coding sequence ATGACGACTTCCGTCCCGCCGCCCCAGGCCGACGCGCACCACCAGCAGGTGCTCCACGACAACCTGCAGGCTGCGGCCCGGAACAGGCAACAGGAACAGGCATCGCGCCTGCGGCTGTATCCCGGTCGCTGGACGCGCCGCGACTGGGGCCATGCCAGCCTGTTCGCCACGCTCGGCGTCCTGGTCGTCGCACTGGTGCCCGGCGTCTCGCAGGCGATGCGCGGCGATGCGCAGCCGCAGCACGACCTGGTGACGATGTCGCTGGCACTGCCGCCACTGACCGCCAGGCAGCGCACGGCGCAGCAGACCCATGACAACTGGCAGCTGGTGACCGTCGAACGCGGTCAGACGCTGGGCTCGATCTTCTCCGATCTCGATCTGCCGGCCTCGACGATGCACCGCATCCTCGAACTGCCCGACGCCAAGGCCAAGCTGACGCGTATGCGTCCGGGCACCGAGCTGGGCTTCGACCTCACCCTCGACGGCACGCTCAACAAATTGCGCTACGACCGCAGCGACACTGAGCGCGTCGAGCTGAGCCTGGCCGGCGACACCGTCCGCGAGGAAGTCGTCGAACGTCCGGTCGAAATCCGCAACGTCGTCATCAGCGGTGAAGTGGGTCGCTCGCTGTTCCACTCGGCGCGCAAGCTGGGCCTGTCGGGCGCGAACATCAACACGCTGACCGACGAAGTCTTCAAGTACGACATCGACTTCAACACCGACGTCACCCAGACCGACCGCTTCAGCGTCGTCGTCGAGCAGATCTGGCGCGAAGGCGAACTGATCCGCAGCGGCCCGGTGCAGGCGGCGGTGTTCACCGCGAAGGGCAAGCCCTTCAGCGCGTTCCGTTACGAGCAGGACGGCAAGGCCGAGTACTACAACGCCGAAGGCCGCCCGCTGAAGAAGAGCTTCATCCGCATGCCGATCCAGTACGCGCGCCTGAGCTCGCGTTTCGGCAGCCGCCGCCATCCGGTGCTGGGCACGATGCGCATGCACAAGGGCGTCGATTACGCCGCGCCGACCGGCACGCCGATCATGGCCGCCGGCGATGCGCGCGTGCAGTTCCGCGGCGTGCAGGGCGGCTACGGCAACACCGTGGTGCTCGACCACGGTCGCGGCCACACCACGCTGTACGCGCACATGTCGCGCTTCGGCAACATCCGTCAGGGCCAGCGCGTCGCGCAGGGCACGGTGATCGGTTACGTCGGCACCACGGGCCTGTCGACCGGCCCGCATCTGCATTACGAATTCCGCGTCAACGGTGCGCACCGCAACCCGCTGCAGCACACGATGCCCGAGCCCGATCCGCTCAGCGGCGCCGCGCTGGCGCAGTTCCGCCAGCAGACCGGCCCCGCGCTCGCCCGCATCCGCGAAGTCGAGAACGTGATCTATGCGCAGGTGCCGGCCAAGCCGGATCCCGATCGGCAGGTCGCGAACGCCGCGCGGCCCGGCAACGGCCGCGGCTGA
- a CDS encoding anhydro-N-acetylmuramic acid kinase: MSDLFLGLISGTSADGIDAAIVRFDDRADGTLHAELRFGATYPWDDALRARLVALGQQAASLTLDDVGELDVLIADAFADAALAAIAEAGLSAADIAALGSHGQTLRHRPYGRAGDGRAPFTLQLGDGARIAERTGVATVADFRRRDVAAGGHGAPLLPALHAALLSRAGEDRAVLNLGGIANLTLLPGDGGPVRGFDTGPANGLMDAWCLRHTGEAFDRDGALAAHGRVDAALLARLRAEPWFAAPPPKSTGRDQFHLDWVEAALQGDASTADVQATLLALSVTTIVDALQSTQPGTARVIGCGGGVHNGALMRALAEALPGVVVESSAGHGLDPDHVEAMGFAWLARQTVLGRPGNLPSVTGAAGPRVLGVVHPV; encoded by the coding sequence ATGTCCGATCTGTTCCTCGGCCTGATTTCGGGCACCAGCGCCGACGGCATCGACGCGGCGATTGTCCGCTTCGACGATCGCGCCGACGGCACGCTGCATGCCGAGCTGCGGTTCGGCGCGACCTATCCCTGGGACGACGCGCTGCGCGCGCGTCTGGTTGCGCTCGGTCAGCAGGCCGCATCGTTGACCCTCGACGATGTCGGCGAGCTGGATGTCCTGATTGCCGATGCGTTCGCCGATGCCGCGCTGGCGGCGATTGCCGAAGCCGGACTCAGCGCCGCCGACATCGCCGCGCTCGGTTCGCATGGCCAGACGCTGCGCCATCGTCCCTACGGACGCGCTGGCGACGGCCGTGCACCGTTCACCCTGCAGCTCGGCGACGGCGCGCGCATCGCCGAGCGCACCGGCGTGGCGACCGTCGCCGATTTCCGCCGACGTGATGTCGCCGCCGGCGGACATGGCGCGCCGTTGTTGCCCGCCTTGCATGCGGCGCTGCTGTCGCGCGCCGGCGAAGATCGCGCGGTGCTCAATCTTGGCGGCATCGCCAACCTGACCCTGTTGCCGGGCGACGGCGGTCCGGTGCGCGGCTTCGACACCGGCCCGGCCAACGGCCTGATGGATGCGTGGTGCCTGCGCCACACCGGCGAAGCCTTCGACCGAGATGGCGCGCTCGCCGCGCATGGTCGCGTCGATGCCGCACTGCTCGCGCGGCTGCGGGCCGAGCCGTGGTTCGCGGCGCCGCCGCCGAAGTCGACCGGACGCGACCAGTTCCATCTCGACTGGGTCGAGGCCGCGTTGCAGGGCGACGCGTCCACCGCCGATGTCCAGGCGACGCTGCTCGCGCTCAGCGTGACCACGATCGTCGATGCCCTGCAGTCGACCCAGCCGGGCACCGCGCGGGTGATCGGCTGTGGCGGCGGCGTGCACAACGGCGCGCTGATGCGCGCGCTGGCCGAGGCGCTACCGGGCGTCGTCGTGGAATCGAGCGCAGGGCACGGACTCGATCCGGATCATGTCGAAGCGATGGGCTTCGCGTGGCTGGCGCGGCAGACCGTGCTCGGACGGCCGGGCAATCTGCCGTCGGTCACCGGCGCGGCAGGGCCGCGCGTGCTCGGGGTCGTGCATCCGGTCTGA
- a CDS encoding AmpG family muropeptide MFS transporter, producing MNAPAAEAKPRQSWRTVVANLRQRKVLAMLLLGFSSGIPIYLVGNTLGFWMRENAIELSTIGFLSWVGIAYSLKFLWAPLVDKADAPLFGRWLGRRRGWMLLSQIVVAVALVGMVFVQPREDVMTIAGIGLDRLLVFGGLALAVAFASATQDIVIDAWRIESASSNEQQGLLTSTSTLGYRGALLMTDALILIMAAHVGWSISYLWMAAMMGVGVVAVMIAREPVASEVAANAQPTLWTARGLFDAIIGPFIAFFRQHGTFALVMLLAICLYRMPDFVMGPMANPFYADLGIDKETVGAVRGSIGLVATILGIAAAGLTAVRFGFMPTLLAGAVLGPGSNLAFAYLALHGSDTGVFTAAMAIDNFCSGYAGVALIGYMSSLTSIGYTATQYALLSSFYALAGKVLKGFSGVWVEQLAVGRTLLEGYALFFTGTALIGIPAIVLCIVLWRRPPVPPAVVAAQTGV from the coding sequence GTGAACGCGCCGGCCGCCGAAGCGAAGCCGCGGCAGAGCTGGCGTACCGTCGTCGCCAACCTGCGTCAGCGCAAGGTACTGGCGATGCTGTTGCTCGGCTTCAGTTCCGGCATTCCGATCTACCTCGTCGGCAATACGCTCGGGTTCTGGATGCGCGAGAACGCGATCGAGCTGTCGACGATCGGTTTCCTGTCGTGGGTCGGGATCGCCTACTCGCTGAAGTTCCTCTGGGCGCCGCTCGTCGACAAGGCCGATGCGCCGCTGTTCGGGCGCTGGCTCGGACGGCGGCGTGGCTGGATGCTGCTGTCGCAGATCGTGGTGGCGGTCGCGCTGGTCGGCATGGTGTTCGTGCAGCCTCGCGAGGATGTCATGACCATCGCCGGGATCGGGTTGGACCGCTTGCTCGTCTTCGGGGGGCTGGCGCTCGCCGTCGCGTTCGCGTCGGCCACGCAGGACATCGTGATCGATGCCTGGCGAATCGAGAGTGCTTCGAGCAACGAGCAGCAGGGCCTGTTGACGTCGACGTCGACGCTCGGTTACCGGGGCGCCCTTCTGATGACCGACGCGCTGATCCTGATCATGGCCGCCCACGTCGGCTGGTCGATCTCGTACCTGTGGATGGCCGCGATGATGGGCGTCGGGGTCGTCGCCGTGATGATCGCGCGTGAACCCGTCGCCAGCGAGGTGGCGGCCAACGCGCAGCCCACGTTGTGGACGGCGCGCGGCCTGTTCGACGCGATCATCGGTCCATTCATCGCGTTCTTTCGCCAGCACGGCACGTTCGCGCTCGTCATGCTGCTGGCGATCTGCCTCTACCGAATGCCCGACTTCGTGATGGGCCCGATGGCCAACCCGTTCTATGCCGATCTGGGGATCGACAAGGAAACCGTCGGCGCGGTGCGGGGTTCGATCGGCCTGGTCGCGACGATTCTCGGCATCGCCGCCGCCGGATTGACCGCGGTGCGTTTCGGGTTCATGCCGACACTGCTCGCGGGCGCGGTACTCGGGCCTGGATCGAACCTCGCCTTCGCCTATCTCGCGCTGCACGGCTCGGATACAGGGGTGTTCACCGCGGCGATGGCGATCGACAACTTCTGCAGTGGATACGCGGGCGTCGCACTGATCGGCTACATGTCCAGCCTGACCAGCATCGGCTACACGGCCACGCAGTACGCCCTGCTCAGTTCGTTCTATGCCCTGGCAGGCAAGGTGCTGAAGGGGTTCTCGGGTGTTTGGGTTGAGCAACTGGCTGTGGGCCGCACGCTGTTGGAAGGTTATGCGCTGTTCTTCACCGGAACCGCGCTGATCGGCATCCCTGCCATCGTGCTGTGCATCGTGCTGTGGCGTCGACCACCGGTGCCGCCCGCCGTGGTCGCAGCACAGACCGGGGTCTAG
- a CDS encoding exodeoxyribonuclease III yields MKIVSFNANGVRSAAKKGFFDWFVAQDADVLCMQETKAQEHQLAGESGLHADFLPAGYKAWFRDASTKKGYSGVAIYARREPDEIRTSLGWAPFDDEGRYIEARFGNLSVVSFYIPSGSSGDLRQGFKFEVMDWLKPILDEWLASGRDYVLCGDWNIVRARHDIKNWTSNQKNSGCTPPERAWLNAMIGDASGDGLVEPPATGWLDALRVLRPDAPEYTWWSNRGAARANNVGWRIDYQFITPSLRDRVRSVAVHPEPRFSDHAPLVVDYRA; encoded by the coding sequence ATGAAAATCGTCAGCTTCAATGCCAATGGCGTGCGCTCCGCCGCGAAAAAGGGCTTCTTCGACTGGTTCGTCGCCCAGGATGCCGACGTGCTGTGCATGCAGGAAACCAAGGCGCAGGAACACCAGCTGGCCGGCGAGTCCGGCCTGCATGCGGACTTCCTGCCCGCCGGCTACAAGGCCTGGTTCCGCGACGCGTCGACCAAGAAGGGCTACAGCGGCGTGGCGATCTACGCGCGGCGCGAACCCGACGAAATCCGCACCTCACTCGGCTGGGCGCCGTTCGACGACGAGGGCCGCTACATCGAAGCGCGCTTCGGCAACCTCAGCGTCGTCTCGTTCTACATTCCGTCGGGTTCGTCGGGCGATCTGCGCCAAGGCTTCAAGTTCGAAGTCATGGACTGGCTCAAGCCGATCCTCGACGAATGGCTGGCCAGCGGCCGCGACTACGTGCTGTGCGGCGACTGGAACATCGTGCGTGCGCGCCACGACATCAAGAACTGGACCAGCAACCAGAAGAATTCCGGCTGCACGCCGCCAGAGCGCGCGTGGCTCAACGCGATGATCGGCGACGCGAGCGGCGACGGCCTGGTCGAGCCGCCCGCGACCGGCTGGCTCGATGCGCTGCGCGTGCTGCGTCCCGATGCGCCCGAATACACCTGGTGGAGCAACCGTGGCGCCGCGCGCGCCAACAATGTGGGGTGGCGGATCGACTACCAGTTCATCACCCCGTCGCTGCGTGACCGCGTGCGCTCGGTCGCCGTGCATCCCGAGCCGCGCTTCTCCGATCACGCCCCGCTGGTCGTGGACTACCGCGCGTGA
- a CDS encoding GNAT family N-acetyltransferase, which produces MSSGPLPCVVIASTAQAEAARCLLLTATQTVYAGDIVFNVDNAMAAPDSDAMAVLLGDVVIGFYRLDYPTAAFAKQAVDRRLVTLRAFALGAAWQGRGFGLPVLAACCADLALRHPERMTLALNVHAANVIAVHLYKRAGFVDSGEIVRGGRGGPQHLMLRALGVGQWAP; this is translated from the coding sequence ATGTCGTCGGGCCCGCTGCCGTGTGTCGTCATCGCCTCGACCGCACAGGCCGAGGCCGCGCGCTGCCTGCTGCTCACTGCGACGCAGACCGTCTACGCGGGCGACATCGTCTTCAATGTCGACAACGCCATGGCCGCGCCGGACAGCGACGCGATGGCGGTGCTGTTGGGTGATGTCGTCATCGGTTTCTATCGCCTCGACTACCCGACCGCGGCCTTCGCGAAACAGGCCGTCGACCGGCGTCTGGTCACGCTGCGCGCGTTCGCGCTCGGCGCGGCGTGGCAGGGCCGCGGCTTCGGGCTGCCGGTGCTCGCCGCGTGCTGCGCGGATCTGGCGCTGCGGCATCCCGAACGGATGACGCTGGCGTTGAACGTGCATGCGGCCAACGTCATCGCCGTGCACCTGTACAAGCGCGCCGGCTTCGTCGACAGCGGGGAGATCGTGCGCGGCGGCCGCGGCGGGCCGCAACACCTGATGCTGCGCGCACTCGGCGTGGGACAATGGGCGCCATGA
- the pyrE gene encoding orotate phosphoribosyltransferase — MTDHRTRFLQLALEADALRFGEFTLKSGRVSPYFFNAGRFDSGVAIATLAGCYADALEAAGVEFDLLFGPAYKGIPLATALACEYARRGRDLPVAFNRKEAKAHGEGGLLIGAPLAGRRVLIVDDVITAGTAIREALGQIAEGGGTVAGIVIALDRQERVTEDSQESAAQRVAREQDVPVVAIAGLSDLLAFVGQSATLAAERERLLAYRARHGSDTTR, encoded by the coding sequence ATGACCGACCATCGCACCCGTTTCCTGCAGCTCGCCCTCGAGGCCGACGCACTGCGCTTCGGCGAGTTCACGCTGAAGTCCGGCCGCGTCAGTCCGTATTTCTTCAACGCCGGGCGTTTCGATTCCGGTGTCGCCATCGCCACGCTGGCCGGCTGCTATGCCGATGCGCTGGAGGCTGCCGGGGTCGAGTTCGACCTGCTGTTCGGCCCGGCCTACAAGGGCATTCCGCTGGCGACGGCGCTGGCCTGCGAGTACGCGCGCCGCGGCCGCGACCTGCCGGTCGCGTTCAACCGCAAGGAAGCCAAGGCGCATGGCGAAGGCGGCCTGCTGATCGGCGCGCCACTGGCCGGACGCCGGGTGCTGATCGTCGATGACGTGATCACCGCGGGCACTGCGATCCGCGAAGCGCTGGGCCAGATCGCCGAGGGCGGCGGCACGGTGGCCGGCATCGTCATCGCGCTCGATCGCCAGGAACGCGTCACCGAAGACAGCCAGGAGTCCGCCGCGCAGCGCGTCGCGCGCGAGCAGGACGTGCCGGTGGTGGCCATCGCCGGGCTGTCCGATCTGCTTGCATTTGTCGGACAGAGCGCGACACTGGCGGCAGAACGCGAACGCCTGCTCGCCTACCGGGCACGACATGGCAGCGACACCACACGCTGA
- a CDS encoding undecaprenyl-diphosphate phosphatase, translating to MSDPISALLLGIIEGLTEFLPVSSTGHLLIAQHWLGARSDFFNIVIQAGAILATLLVFRQRIWQLTTGLREREHRDYSAKLFVAFAVTALVGLPVRMAGWELPETVTPVAWALIIGGIWMLVAEYFAEKRGDNTHVTWTVAVAVGLAQVVAGVFPGTSRSATTIFLAMLLGLSRRSAAAEFAFLVGIPTMFAASAYAFLELWMDQGLGEEAWGDVAIAFVAAMVTGFIVVKWLLGFIKRHRFTGFAIYRIALGAGLLLLMPSGF from the coding sequence GTGTCCGATCCGATCTCCGCTCTGCTCCTCGGCATCATCGAGGGGCTTACCGAATTCCTGCCCGTCTCCAGCACCGGCCATCTGCTGATCGCCCAGCACTGGCTCGGCGCGCGCTCGGACTTCTTCAACATCGTCATCCAGGCCGGCGCGATCCTCGCGACGCTGCTGGTGTTCCGCCAGCGCATCTGGCAGCTGACGACGGGTCTGCGCGAGCGCGAGCACCGCGACTATTCGGCGAAGCTGTTCGTCGCCTTCGCGGTCACCGCGCTGGTCGGCCTGCCGGTGCGCATGGCCGGCTGGGAACTGCCGGAGACCGTCACGCCGGTCGCCTGGGCGCTGATCATCGGCGGCATCTGGATGCTGGTGGCCGAATACTTCGCCGAGAAGCGCGGCGACAACACGCATGTGACGTGGACGGTGGCCGTCGCGGTCGGTCTGGCGCAGGTCGTGGCCGGCGTGTTTCCCGGCACCTCGCGTTCGGCGACGACGATCTTCCTCGCGATGCTGCTGGGCCTGAGCCGGCGTTCGGCCGCGGCCGAGTTCGCGTTCCTCGTCGGCATCCCGACGATGTTCGCCGCCAGCGCCTACGCGTTCCTGGAACTGTGGATGGACCAGGGCCTGGGCGAGGAAGCCTGGGGCGATGTCGCGATCGCGTTCGTCGCGGCGATGGTCACCGGTTTCATCGTCGTGAAGTGGCTGCTCGGTTTCATCAAACGCCACCGCTTCACCGGCTTTGCGATCTATCGCATCGCGCTGGGTGCGGGTCTGCTGCTGTTGATGCCGTCGGGCTTCTGA
- a CDS encoding TatD family hydrolase, whose amino-acid sequence MQLIDIGANLTHDSFDHDRDAVLQRAREAGVTRMVITGASREHSPKALELAQAHPGFLYATAGVHPHHAVEYTAECDAEMRALLAHPEVVAVGECGLDYFRDFSPRPAQRKAFERQLQIAVDTGKPLFLHQRDAHDDFVAIMREFEGQIGPAVVHCFTAGKRELFECLDRDWHIGITGWLCDERRGQHLRELVPNIPANRLMVETDAPYLLPRTLKPLPKDRRNEPAFLPHIVEELARDRGEDVVVTADATTATAAAFFRLP is encoded by the coding sequence ATGCAGCTGATCGACATCGGCGCCAACCTCACCCACGACAGCTTCGATCACGATCGCGATGCAGTGCTGCAGCGCGCGCGGGAGGCGGGCGTGACGCGCATGGTGATCACCGGTGCCAGCCGCGAGCATTCGCCCAAGGCGCTCGAACTCGCGCAGGCGCATCCGGGTTTTCTATACGCGACCGCAGGCGTGCATCCGCATCACGCGGTCGAATACACCGCCGAATGCGATGCGGAGATGCGCGCGCTGCTGGCGCATCCGGAAGTCGTCGCGGTCGGCGAGTGCGGTCTGGATTATTTCCGCGATTTCTCGCCGCGACCGGCGCAGCGCAAGGCCTTCGAGCGGCAGCTGCAGATCGCGGTCGACACCGGCAAGCCGCTGTTCCTGCACCAGCGCGATGCGCATGACGATTTCGTTGCGATCATGCGCGAGTTCGAAGGGCAGATCGGCCCAGCGGTCGTGCACTGTTTCACTGCCGGCAAGCGCGAGCTGTTCGAGTGCCTCGACCGCGACTGGCACATCGGCATCACCGGCTGGCTATGCGACGAACGCCGCGGCCAGCATCTGCGCGAACTGGTGCCCAACATTCCGGCGAACCGGCTGATGGTCGAGACCGACGCGCCGTATCTGCTGCCGCGCACGCTCAAGCCGCTGCCGAAAGACCGTCGCAACGAGCCGGCGTTCCTGCCGCACATCGTCGAGGAACTCGCCCGCGATCGCGGCGAGGATGTCGTGGTCACTGCAGACGCGACGACCGCGACGGCGGCCGCGTTCTTCCGGCTGCCGTAA
- a CDS encoding endonuclease yields the protein MRARLRRLPHVLLLCGLSATAPAAFAEVFINELHYDNAGADVGEAVEIVATAGENLSGYRVWLYNGSNAPNAATTYGNVAVPAAQTRNCGASVGMATVTWPRDGLQNGPNDGIALVDGAGNVVQFISYEGTIVAGNGPAAGLTSQNLPVSESATAPVGTSLQLTGNGSTAADFVWAPSSTQTFGACNAGQTFGGSGGGSDTTAPSITATSPASGASDFPAAGDLSVSFSEAVTLANGAFALQCATSGAVTLDHASTGSTFAIGTGTALHAGEACTLTVNATAVSDAAGLSPAANAVIAFNVASSGGGGDSGDYYARVNTSSPGQLRCSLHATIRGHTSYPYSGGTTNTWTILEIADEDPTDSGKILDVYRNRSYAKGSGRAGTGSGLTYNREHTWPKSLGFPSTSGDKGLPNAPHTDAHMLSLSDTDHNSARGNKPLADCTASANCSERATEANQGVGGGTGLFPGNSNWTNTSGFQVWGHRKGDIARAVLYMAIRYEGGAHPTTRQGEPDLELTDDRSRIVSTSASPAYMGLLSTLLAWHQADPPDARERERNEVVYSFQGNRNPFIDQPQWATRALFESTTPASCQLLN from the coding sequence ATGCGCGCTCGTCTTCGTCGTCTTCCGCACGTCCTGCTGCTCTGCGGCCTGTCCGCGACCGCGCCCGCCGCGTTCGCCGAGGTCTTCATCAACGAGCTGCATTACGACAACGCGGGCGCGGATGTCGGCGAAGCGGTGGAAATCGTCGCGACCGCGGGCGAAAACCTGTCCGGCTACCGCGTGTGGCTCTACAACGGCAGCAACGCGCCGAATGCGGCGACGACCTACGGCAATGTCGCGGTGCCGGCTGCGCAGACGCGCAACTGCGGCGCGAGCGTCGGCATGGCCACCGTCACCTGGCCGCGCGATGGTCTGCAGAACGGGCCGAACGACGGCATCGCGCTGGTCGACGGCGCCGGGAACGTCGTGCAGTTCATCAGCTACGAAGGCACGATCGTCGCCGGCAACGGCCCCGCCGCCGGACTGACCAGCCAGAACCTGCCGGTGTCGGAGAGTGCGACCGCGCCGGTCGGCACCTCGCTGCAGTTGACCGGCAATGGCAGCACCGCCGCCGACTTCGTCTGGGCGCCGTCGTCGACGCAGACCTTCGGTGCCTGCAACGCCGGCCAGACCTTCGGCGGCAGTGGCGGTGGCAGCGACACCACAGCCCCGTCGATCACTGCGACCTCGCCGGCCAGCGGTGCATCCGATTTCCCGGCAGCCGGCGATCTGTCGGTGTCCTTCAGCGAAGCGGTCACGCTGGCCAACGGCGCATTCGCGCTGCAGTGCGCGACCTCGGGCGCAGTGACGCTCGACCATGCGAGCACCGGCAGCACGTTCGCCATCGGCACCGGCACCGCCTTGCATGCCGGCGAAGCCTGCACGCTGACGGTCAATGCCACTGCGGTCTCCGATGCCGCCGGTCTGTCGCCGGCCGCCAATGCGGTCATCGCGTTCAACGTCGCCAGCAGCGGTGGCGGTGGCGACAGCGGCGACTACTACGCACGCGTCAACACCAGCAGTCCCGGCCAGCTGCGCTGCTCGCTGCACGCGACGATCCGGGGCCACACCTCGTATCCCTACAGCGGCGGCACGACGAACACCTGGACGATCCTCGAAATCGCCGACGAGGATCCGACCGACAGCGGCAAGATCCTCGACGTCTACCGCAACCGCAGCTACGCCAAGGGCAGCGGTCGTGCGGGCACCGGCAGCGGGCTGACCTACAACCGTGAGCACACCTGGCCCAAGTCGCTCGGCTTCCCGTCGACCAGCGGCGACAAGGGTCTGCCGAACGCGCCGCACACCGACGCGCACATGCTCTCTCTCAGCGATACCGACCACAACTCGGCGCGCGGCAACAAACCGCTGGCCGACTGCACGGCTTCGGCCAACTGCAGCGAGCGCGCGACCGAAGCGAACCAGGGCGTCGGCGGTGGCACCGGTCTGTTCCCCGGCAATTCCAACTGGACCAACACCAGCGGCTTCCAGGTCTGGGGCCATCGCAAGGGCGATATCGCACGCGCGGTGCTGTACATGGCGATCCGCTACGAAGGCGGCGCGCATCCGACGACGAGACAGGGCGAGCCCGATCTCGAGCTGACCGACGACCGCAGCCGTATCGTATCGACGTCGGCATCACCGGCCTACATGGGTCTGCTGTCGACGCTGCTGGCTTGGCACCAGGCCGACCCGCCGGACGCCCGCGAGCGCGAACGCAATGAAGTGGTCTACAGCTTCCAGGGCAACCGCAATCCCTTCATCGACCAGCCGCAATGGGCGACACGCGCGCTGTTCGAAAGCACGACGCCGGCGAGTTGCCAGTTGTTGAACTAG